One part of the Neodiprion virginianus isolate iyNeoVirg1 chromosome 3, iyNeoVirg1.1, whole genome shotgun sequence genome encodes these proteins:
- the LOC124301587 gene encoding protein FRA10AC1, translated as MFPAYANLSAYDRHKKLMNDYFLTRKGSAITLKRDTSRDKTDADVIRDQHRFLWHSEDNDVPDSWETRLAKKYYDKLFKEYCISDLTHYKKNKVALRWRTENEVVIGKGQFQCGNKRCVEKNELKTWEVNFGYVEHGEKKNALVKLRLCPECSLKLNHHSKKREVKRRKSLKRLGKTVDVQEVLATSTSMVRDAIEVKVEKEDQVDDKKEEKTVKESQIWKDKPIDSNEKSREEEFEEYFDELFM; from the exons ATGTTTCCTGCATATGCGAACCTCTCGGCATATGATCGTCACAAGAAGTTGAtgaacgattattttttaacgagaAAAGGTTCAGCCATAACCTTGAAACGGGACAC GTCGCGGGACAAAACAGACGCCGATGTTATTCGGGATCAGCACAGATTTTTATGGCACAGCGAAGATAACGACGTACCCGATTCGTGGGAAACTAGACTGGCAAAAAAATACTATGACAAATTGTTCAAGGAGTACTGCATATCCGATTTGACCcactacaaaaaaaacaag GTTGCTCTCCGATGGAGAACAGAGAACGAAGTTGTCATAGGCAAGGGTCAGTTTCAATGTGGAAACAAGAGGTGTGTAGAAAAGAATGAGCTCAAAACTTGGGAAGTAAATTTCGGTTATGTCGAGCatggagagaagaaaaacgcGCTTGTCAAATTGA GACTTTGTCCAGAATGTTCTCTCAAGTTAAATCATCATAGTAAAAAGCGGGaggtgaaaagaagaaaatctttAAAACGATTAGGAAAAACTGTTGACGTCCAAGAAGTTTTGGCGACGTCTACTAGTATGGTAAGGGACGCGATTGAAGTTAAAGTTGAAAAGGAAGATCAAGTCGACGacaaaaaggaagaaaaaaccgTTAAGGAATCGCAAATTTGGAAGGACAAGCCCATAGATAGCAATGAAAAATCAAGGGAGGAAGAGTTCGAAGAGTATTTCGACGAACTGTTCATGTAA
- the LOC124301588 gene encoding uncharacterized protein LOC124301588 isoform X2: MSIARGVTQLGSRVNQLKEQIFSPKNLFYTNIAISVSLSGVGDILEQHYEILQGTWEKWSPVRTSHMAISGSGCYTIIPYLLAMTCIPARLNTTNQ; encoded by the exons ATGAGCATAGCTCGTGGGGTGACCCAACTTGGAAGTCGGGTCAATCAACTGAAAGAACAAATATTCTCACCAAAAAACTTATTTTACACCAATATCGCAATTTCCGTATCTCTCTCCGGCGTTGGTGACATTCTAGAACAGCATTACGAAATTCTTCAG GGTACCTGGGAAAAATGGAGTCCTGTAAGAACAAGTCACATGGCGATATCTG GTTCAGGGTGCTATACGATAATACCATATCTCTTGGCTATGACGTGTATACCAGCCAGGTTAAACACGACAAACCAGTAG
- the LOC124301588 gene encoding mpv17-like protein 2 isoform X1 — MSIARGVTQLGSRVNQLKEQIFSPKNLFYTNIAISVSLSGVGDILEQHYEILQGTWEKWSPVRTSHMAISGMSVGIVCHHWYRFLDRKMPGRTIGIVLKKVLVDQMVCSPLCIGMFFVTLGILERNTWTEFKQEIRDKAHQLYLAEWIVWPPAQIINFYFLPTRFRVLYDNTISLGYDVYTSQVKHDKPVAEDKSE; from the exons ATGAGCATAGCTCGTGGGGTGACCCAACTTGGAAGTCGGGTCAATCAACTGAAAGAACAAATATTCTCACCAAAAAACTTATTTTACACCAATATCGCAATTTCCGTATCTCTCTCCGGCGTTGGTGACATTCTAGAACAGCATTACGAAATTCTTCAG GGTACCTGGGAAAAATGGAGTCCTGTAAGAACAAGTCACATGGCGATATCTGGTATGTCCGTCGGCATAGTGTGCCATCACTGGTACAGATTTCTAGATCGAAAAATGCCGGGTAGAACAATTGGCATTGTCTTAAAGAAGGTATTGGTTGACCAAATGGTGTGCTCTCCTCTTTGCATAGGAATGTTTTTTGTAACATTGGGTATACTGGAGAGAAATACCTGGACAGAGTTTAAGCAAGAAATCAGAGACAAAGCCCATCAGTTGTATCTCGCAGAGTGGATTGTCTGGCCACCTGCTCAAATCATTAATTTCTATTTCTTACCCACCAGGTTCAGGGTGCTATACGATAATACCATATCTCTTGGCTATGACGTGTATACCAGCCAGGTTAAACACGACAAACCAGTAGCTGAAGATAAATCTGAATAA
- the LOC124301583 gene encoding N-acetylneuraminate 9-O-acetyltransferase isoform X1 gives MTSAEHFISLITVASAKKLAAALVLCFIVYHGVMHLIYGSDSCRWLLTEGRYKGDKEWQPYGCMMHHYTQTDSRRCLRYLAFMGHRNHFVFTGDARVQQLYKSFVSQFSVDGKPADSAKLLENADLSFNDVQLKLNVQFLWRPRLDDTMSEDFRGWMDGPAPSMVVAGCAAADILVNNASEVKLYTYYSRGLVRLVQPADALAEKGIRLLWMMQDPVLKERLPSQLSSIDNTKINVCNKAATEILSHSSAHLWESSKLVGAGVLEQSPDGYLASPLSLRHKVQLLLNTYCNDHMNFDDGSCCSYPEAATTLQLLTFSVLALCTVMGTSAWIYRRINQYRSGHLYSRVMLQEVENNDELTECDDPKSEQNQEKNFYSLITSLALLSVILAYFYLCDRTNFFMKENKYYSEFSFWLPLGYILALGLFFTEEREGGPRALNREQTDELRGLMQAVVLIYHVTGARNVLPIYMHLRLINSAYLFLSGYGHFCYFWQRGDVSLVRFARVLFRLNLLTVSLCLCMNRPYQFYHFVPLVSFWFLVVYVLAWLPPRVHSGSLAEHGPRALLYLALKLLGLMSVITILYMSEVFFEKVFVTRPWKALFVTTDDDIREWWSRWRVDRYSVAWGVGFGAGLLVLQRLDHVPGMALAPVLALVSLAAYSTFTMICHSASECEEVHSYVAFIPIVGYIVLRNASLALRGKHSALLAGLGRISLETLVGQGHVWLAADSHGVLVLLPRFPVLNLLVTSFIFICASHEICRLTHVLAPYAVPNDWRHVARNLLLFIAVLVPIGIHDGMF, from the exons ATGACGTCCGCAGAGCACTTCATAAGCCTGATAACTGTTGCTAGTGCAAAAAAACTTGCTGCAGCTTTAGTTCTCTGTTTTATCGTATATCATGGTGTGATGCATCTTATTTACG GGAGTGACTCATGCAGATGGCTTTTGACTGAGGGAAGGTATAAAGGTGACAAGGAATGGCAACCCTATGGATGCATGATGCATCATTATACCCAAAC GGACAGCCGGAGATGCCTCAGGTATCTGGCATTCATGGGTCACCGAAACCACTTTGTATTCACCGGAGATGCCAGGGTTCAGCAATTGTACAAGTCGTTTGTATCACAGTTCAGCGTCGATGGAAAACCTGCAGACTCAGCAAAGCTGCTTGAGAATGCAGATTTGAGTTTCAATGACGTACAATTAAAACTAAATGTACAGTTCCTGTGGCGGCCGAGATTGGATGATACTATGTCAGAAGATTTTAGAGGCTGGATG GATGGCCCAGCACCAAGTATGGTAGTTGCCGGGTGTGCAGCAGCCGATATTCTAGTAAACAACGCTAGCGAGGTGAAGTTATATACCTATTACAGTAGAGGACTTGTCAGACTCGTGCAACCTGCAGATGCCTTAGCTGAAAAGGGAATTAGACTTCTTTGGATGATGCAGGATCCAGTACTGAAGGAAAGACTTCCCTCGCAACTTTCCAGTATCGACAACACAAAGATCAATGTATGCAACAAGGCAGCTACGGAG ATACTGTCTCACAGTTCGGCCCATCTTTGGGAGAGCAGTAAATTGGTTGGTGCTGGAGTCTTGGAACAAAGTCCAGACGGCTATCTGGCTAGCCCTCTGTCGCTGCGCCACAAAGTACAACTTCTGCTTAACACGTACTGTAATGATCACATGAATTTTGATGATGGCAGTTGTTGCAGCTATCCAGAAGCTGCCACGACTTTACAACTGCTGACATTTTCTGTCTTAGCATTGTG CACAGTAATGGGTACCAGTGCTTGGATTTACCGAAGAATTAATCAGTACCGTTCAGGCCACTTGTACTCGCGAGTGATGCTCCAGGAGGTGGAAAATAACGATGAATTAACCGAATGCGATGATCCTAAGTCTGAACAAAATCAggagaagaatttttattcactaaTTACCTCGCTGGCACTTCTATCAGTTATTTTGGCATATTTTTACCTATGCGACAG GACGAATTTCTTcatgaaagaaaacaaatactACAGCGAATTCAGCTTCTGGTTACCCTTGGGATACATATTGGCTCTCGGTCTGTTTTTTACCGAGGAAAGAGAGGGAGGACCCAGAGCTCTAAACAGAGAGCAAACAGATGAGTTGCGAGGACTTATGCAAGCTGTAGTGCTAATATACCATGTAACGGGAGCAAGAAATGTTCTCCCGATTTACATGCACTTAAGGCTGATCAATTCTGCTTACTTATTTCTATCAGGCTACGGGCATTTCTGTTATTTCTGGCAGAGGGGGGATGTATCCCTGGTCAGATTTGCGAGG GTTCTTTTCAGGCTCAATTTGCTCACTGTATCGTTATGCTTGTGTATGAATCGACCATATCAGTTTTACCACTTCGTTCCACTGGTCTCATTTTGGTTCCTGGTCGTGTATGTCTTGGCTTGGTTACCGCCTAGAGTTCACTCAGGGAGTTTGGCTGAGCACGGCCCAAGGGCGTTGTTATACCTAGCCTTAAAATTACTAGGACTTATGAGTGTCATAACTATTCTCTACATGTCCGAG GTGTTTTTTGAGAAGGTTTTCGTGACCCGCCCATGGAAGGCACTTTTCGTAACCACAGATGACGATATACGCGAATGGTGGTCCCGATGGCGTGTCGACAGATACAGTGTTGCTTGGGGTGTTGGATTCGGTGCAGGTCTGCTAGTGCTGCAGAGGCTTGATCATGTTCCTGGAATGGCACTGGCCCCTGTACTGGCACTAGTTTCTCTTGCTGCGTATAGTACATTCACAATGATTTGCCATTCTGCCTCAGAATGTGAAGAAGTTCACTCTTATGTCGCTTTTATACCG ATCGTCGGATACATTGTACTAAGAAATGCATCACTGGCTCTGCGAGGAAAGCACTCTGCGCTTTTGGCTGGTCTAGGTCGGATTAGTCTGGAAACGCTTGTTGGTCAGGGACACGTTTGGCTGGCTGCAGATTCCCATGGAGTTTTAGTTCTACTACCACGATTTCCAGTGCTCAATCTGCTAGTCacatcgtttatttttatctgcGCAAGTCACGAG ATTTGCCGGCTGACCCATGTTCTGGCCCCTTATGCTGTACCAAATGACTGGAGGCATGTTGCGCGAAACTTGTTGCTCTTTATTGCTGTCTTGGTACCAATCGGTATACACGATGGaatgttttga
- the LOC124301583 gene encoding N-acetylneuraminate 9-O-acetyltransferase isoform X2 yields MYSSCGGRDWMILCQKILEAGWCDGPAPSMVVAGCAAADILVNNASEVKLYTYYSRGLVRLVQPADALAEKGIRLLWMMQDPVLKERLPSQLSSIDNTKINVCNKAATEILSHSSAHLWESSKLVGAGVLEQSPDGYLASPLSLRHKVQLLLNTYCNDHMNFDDGSCCSYPEAATTLQLLTFSVLALCTVMGTSAWIYRRINQYRSGHLYSRVMLQEVENNDELTECDDPKSEQNQEKNFYSLITSLALLSVILAYFYLCDRTNFFMKENKYYSEFSFWLPLGYILALGLFFTEEREGGPRALNREQTDELRGLMQAVVLIYHVTGARNVLPIYMHLRLINSAYLFLSGYGHFCYFWQRGDVSLVRFARVLFRLNLLTVSLCLCMNRPYQFYHFVPLVSFWFLVVYVLAWLPPRVHSGSLAEHGPRALLYLALKLLGLMSVITILYMSEVFFEKVFVTRPWKALFVTTDDDIREWWSRWRVDRYSVAWGVGFGAGLLVLQRLDHVPGMALAPVLALVSLAAYSTFTMICHSASECEEVHSYVAFIPIVGYIVLRNASLALRGKHSALLAGLGRISLETLVGQGHVWLAADSHGVLVLLPRFPVLNLLVTSFIFICASHEICRLTHVLAPYAVPNDWRHVARNLLLFIAVLVPIGIHDGMF; encoded by the exons ATGTACAGTTCCTGTGGCGGCCGAGATTGGATGATACTATGTCAGAAGATTTTAGAGGCTGGATGGTGT GATGGCCCAGCACCAAGTATGGTAGTTGCCGGGTGTGCAGCAGCCGATATTCTAGTAAACAACGCTAGCGAGGTGAAGTTATATACCTATTACAGTAGAGGACTTGTCAGACTCGTGCAACCTGCAGATGCCTTAGCTGAAAAGGGAATTAGACTTCTTTGGATGATGCAGGATCCAGTACTGAAGGAAAGACTTCCCTCGCAACTTTCCAGTATCGACAACACAAAGATCAATGTATGCAACAAGGCAGCTACGGAG ATACTGTCTCACAGTTCGGCCCATCTTTGGGAGAGCAGTAAATTGGTTGGTGCTGGAGTCTTGGAACAAAGTCCAGACGGCTATCTGGCTAGCCCTCTGTCGCTGCGCCACAAAGTACAACTTCTGCTTAACACGTACTGTAATGATCACATGAATTTTGATGATGGCAGTTGTTGCAGCTATCCAGAAGCTGCCACGACTTTACAACTGCTGACATTTTCTGTCTTAGCATTGTG CACAGTAATGGGTACCAGTGCTTGGATTTACCGAAGAATTAATCAGTACCGTTCAGGCCACTTGTACTCGCGAGTGATGCTCCAGGAGGTGGAAAATAACGATGAATTAACCGAATGCGATGATCCTAAGTCTGAACAAAATCAggagaagaatttttattcactaaTTACCTCGCTGGCACTTCTATCAGTTATTTTGGCATATTTTTACCTATGCGACAG GACGAATTTCTTcatgaaagaaaacaaatactACAGCGAATTCAGCTTCTGGTTACCCTTGGGATACATATTGGCTCTCGGTCTGTTTTTTACCGAGGAAAGAGAGGGAGGACCCAGAGCTCTAAACAGAGAGCAAACAGATGAGTTGCGAGGACTTATGCAAGCTGTAGTGCTAATATACCATGTAACGGGAGCAAGAAATGTTCTCCCGATTTACATGCACTTAAGGCTGATCAATTCTGCTTACTTATTTCTATCAGGCTACGGGCATTTCTGTTATTTCTGGCAGAGGGGGGATGTATCCCTGGTCAGATTTGCGAGG GTTCTTTTCAGGCTCAATTTGCTCACTGTATCGTTATGCTTGTGTATGAATCGACCATATCAGTTTTACCACTTCGTTCCACTGGTCTCATTTTGGTTCCTGGTCGTGTATGTCTTGGCTTGGTTACCGCCTAGAGTTCACTCAGGGAGTTTGGCTGAGCACGGCCCAAGGGCGTTGTTATACCTAGCCTTAAAATTACTAGGACTTATGAGTGTCATAACTATTCTCTACATGTCCGAG GTGTTTTTTGAGAAGGTTTTCGTGACCCGCCCATGGAAGGCACTTTTCGTAACCACAGATGACGATATACGCGAATGGTGGTCCCGATGGCGTGTCGACAGATACAGTGTTGCTTGGGGTGTTGGATTCGGTGCAGGTCTGCTAGTGCTGCAGAGGCTTGATCATGTTCCTGGAATGGCACTGGCCCCTGTACTGGCACTAGTTTCTCTTGCTGCGTATAGTACATTCACAATGATTTGCCATTCTGCCTCAGAATGTGAAGAAGTTCACTCTTATGTCGCTTTTATACCG ATCGTCGGATACATTGTACTAAGAAATGCATCACTGGCTCTGCGAGGAAAGCACTCTGCGCTTTTGGCTGGTCTAGGTCGGATTAGTCTGGAAACGCTTGTTGGTCAGGGACACGTTTGGCTGGCTGCAGATTCCCATGGAGTTTTAGTTCTACTACCACGATTTCCAGTGCTCAATCTGCTAGTCacatcgtttatttttatctgcGCAAGTCACGAG ATTTGCCGGCTGACCCATGTTCTGGCCCCTTATGCTGTACCAAATGACTGGAGGCATGTTGCGCGAAACTTGTTGCTCTTTATTGCTGTCTTGGTACCAATCGGTATACACGATGGaatgttttga
- the LOC124301663 gene encoding uncharacterized protein LOC124301663 isoform X1 translates to MFDDLAGNIQIYYANLTWFYTFSMIISCLAVGINFWGRSFFDIKQKAVENSEHDAKMGSEAERCSLQTQYKLAKQKLAEKHLTPEQRSIEKEAEAQQLAAILKLLQEQSDTFQVSSMEQLEDQLRLYRN, encoded by the exons ATGTTCGACGACTTAGCTggcaatattcaaatttattacgCCAATTTGACCTGGTTCTACACTTTCAGCATGATCATCTCGTGCCTGGCTGTTGGCATAAATTTCTGGGGGCGTTCTTTTTTCGATATAAAGCAG aagGCAGTAGAAAATAGTGAGCATGATGCGAAGATGGGATCTGAGGCAGAGCGCTGCAGTTTGCAAACTCAGTACAAACTGGCGAAACAGAAATTGGCTGAGAAACACCTCACGCCGGAGCAACGTTCGATAGAGAAAGA agCGGAGGCACAGCAGTTAGCAGCCATCCTAAAGCTGCTCCAAGAACAAAGCGATACCTTTCAAGTATCTTCAATGGAACAGCTCGAAGATCAGCTCAGGCTGTACAGAAATTAG
- the LOC124301663 gene encoding uncharacterized protein LOC124301663 isoform X2, producing the protein MFDDLAGNIQIYYANLTWFYTFSMIISCLAVGINFWGRSFFDIKQAVENSEHDAKMGSEAERCSLQTQYKLAKQKLAEKHLTPEQRSIEKEAEAQQLAAILKLLQEQSDTFQVSSMEQLEDQLRLYRN; encoded by the exons ATGTTCGACGACTTAGCTggcaatattcaaatttattacgCCAATTTGACCTGGTTCTACACTTTCAGCATGATCATCTCGTGCCTGGCTGTTGGCATAAATTTCTGGGGGCGTTCTTTTTTCGATATAAAGCAG GCAGTAGAAAATAGTGAGCATGATGCGAAGATGGGATCTGAGGCAGAGCGCTGCAGTTTGCAAACTCAGTACAAACTGGCGAAACAGAAATTGGCTGAGAAACACCTCACGCCGGAGCAACGTTCGATAGAGAAAGA agCGGAGGCACAGCAGTTAGCAGCCATCCTAAAGCTGCTCCAAGAACAAAGCGATACCTTTCAAGTATCTTCAATGGAACAGCTCGAAGATCAGCTCAGGCTGTACAGAAATTAG
- the LOC124301660 gene encoding probable proline--tRNA ligase, mitochondrial: protein MSKKLLPRANRISKLFQPLNIVPKDSTPRDEVSSKSYKLMVDMGIIRQSSNGMYNLLPLGLRALGKLNTLVDDEMANIDAQKVLLPHLIPSTLWKATGRLEVAENELFMLYDRHQRQYILSPTHEEAVTSLIASVSPLSKKMLPIKLYQISSKWRDEMKPRLGVLRGREFIMKDLYTFDADLDKAKETYDLVCKAYDNLFQKIGVEFVKAAADTGIIGGSFSNEYHYVSNIGETVVVSCTSCNYFATTEIHNKSSCPQCQRELCHNTSVEVGHTFLLGTKYSEPLKATYTANGKPVPLVMGCFGLGLTRILGAALEILSSDEELRWPRPLVPYNVCVMPPKNGSKEASASRYADDIYQVIEQSGIDVILDDRTHFTIGKRMIDARRTGYPYIVVVGKRSTEPRPMFEIHDLYEDKRLDLSFEGVIDYLRTTNDDQTTRYEMNEVRYKSN from the exons ATGTCGAAGAAACTATTACCACGGGCGAACAGAATTTCGAAGTTATTTCAACCTCTGAATATCGTACCGAAAGACAGTACACCCAGAGATGAAGTATCCTCCAAAAGTTATAAG CTTATGGTAGACATGGGGATAATTCGCCAGTCAAGCAACGGAATGTACAACTTGTTGCCTCTGGGTTTGCGAGCCTTGGGGAAGCTCAATACTCTCGTTGATGATGAAATGGCAAATATAGATGCTCAGAAAGTACTTCTGCCTCACCTTATACCGAGCACGCTGTGGAAGGCAACTGGTCGATTAGAAGTTGCTGAAAATGAGCTATTCATGCTATACGATCGACATCAAAGACAGTATATATTAAGTCCT ACCCACGAGGAAGCCGTCACCAGCCTAATCGCCTCCGTTAGTCCATTGTCAAAGAAGATGTTACCAATTAAACTGTATCAGATCTCAAGCAAATGGCGAGACGAAATGAAGCCTAGATTGGGTGTCTTACGAGGACGAGAATTCATTATGAAGGACCTGTACACATTTGACGCTGACTTAGATAAAGCAAAGGAGACTTATGACCTGGTGTGCAAAGCTTATGACAATCTCTTCCAAAAAATAGGCGTCGAGTTTGTAAAAG CCGCTGCTGACACCGGCATCATTGGTGGTTCATTTTCTAATGAATATCACTATGTATCAAATATCGGAGAGACTGTTGTTGTTAGTTGTACTAGTTGCAACTACTTTGCCACTACTGAGATTCACAACAAATCTAGTTGCCCGCAGTGCCAACGAGAATTATGCCATAACACGAGTGTCGAG GTAGGACACACCTTTCTCCTGGGAACCAAATATTCTGAACCTCTAAAGGCCACGTATACAGCCAATGGAAAACCAGTACCATTGGTAATGGGGTGTTTTGGATTGGGTCTAACTCGAATTCTTGGAGCAGctcttgaaattttatcaagtGACGAAGAACTGAGATGGCCCCGCCCTTTGGTACCCTACAACGTTTGTGTGATGCCCCCAAAG AATGGAAGTAAAGAAGCCTCAGCATCTCGTTATGCGGACGATATTTATCAAGTTATTGAGCAATCTGGTATAGATGTGATTCTCGATGACAGAACCCATTTCACAATTGGTAAACGCATGATCGATGCTAGGAGAACTGGGTATCCATATATCGTAGTGGTCGGAAAAAGATCCACTGAGCCCAGGCCAATGTTTGAAATACATGATCTTTACGAAGATAAACGGCTGGATTTAAGTTTCGAAGGAGTCATAGATTACTTGCGTACTACAAACGACGACCAAACCACTCGGTACGAGATGAACGAAGTGCGTTATAAATCAAATTAG